CCTTCCGGGGCTCGTCGAGGCGGGGCACCGAGCGCAGGAGCCCGAGCGTGTAGGGGTGGCGCGGGTTGGCGTAGATCTCGCGCGCCGTCCCCCGCTCCACGACCCGCCCCGCGTACATGACGTTGACCCGGTCGGCGTAGCGGGCGACCACGCCCAGGTTGTGGGTGATCATGACCATGGCCACGCCCAGCTTCCGGGAGAGCCCCTTCATGAGCTCGAGGATCTGAGCCTGTATTGTGACATCCAAGGCCGTGGTCGGCTCGTCGGCCAGGATCAGCGCCGGATTGCACGCCAGCGCCATGGCGATCATCATGCGCTGCCGCATCCCGCCGCTGAACTGGTGCGGGTACTGGCGGAGACGCCGCTCGGGGTCGGAGATGCCGACCATGCCCAGGAGCTCGATGGCGCGCGCCCGTGACTGGGTCGACGTCATGCCGAGATGGATCTCGGTCGGCTCGGTCAGCTGGCGCCCGACGGTCAGCACCGGGTTGAGCGAGGTCATGGGTTCCTGGAAGATCATGGCGATGGCGGCGCCACGCACCTCGCGCATCTCCTCGTCGGAGAGCTGGAGGAGGTCGCGTCCCTTGAAGAGGATCTGGCCGCCGACGATGCGCCCCGCCGGCGCCGCCACGAGGCGCATCACGCTCAGCGCGCTCACCGACTTGCCGCAGCCCGACTCGCCGACGAGGGCAACGGTCTCCCCCGCCCGCACATCCCAGGAGACCCCGTCCACGGCGCGCACGACGCCGCCCGAGATCGCGAACTGCGTCTGGAGGTTCCTGACATCAAGGAGGAGGTCGCCGCCCTGCTCCATGGCCCGGGCAGTCTAGCACAAGCGGGCGGTTGGCCTCGTTACGAGCTCACTCTCGCGAGGCGGCCAGGCTAGGGGCGCTCGCCTCTAGCCAGTCGCGCGTCGATGTCGTCGAGGCAGGGCACGAGGTCGGCGATGGAGTCGACGACGTAGTGCGCCCCGCACTGGTGCATCCGGGTGTAGGCGCGCTGCCGCCGCGCCTCGCGGTCTGCCGGGGCCAGGGCCTGCACCTCCTTGAGAGGCAGGCCGATCTCGTTGCCGCTCATGGCGAGCCCCACGGTCCACATGCCCGAGTTGAGCCCTTCCTCGATACCCGGCACCGTGTCGTCCACCTTGACGCAGGCCGAGACCGGCCAGACCTGGAGGTTGATCACGTTCTGCAGGCACATGTACGGGTACGGCCGGCCCGCGGGCACGTCGCTCGCGCAGACGGTCGAGTCGGGCTCGTAGCCCTGCCGGGCGGCATCCTTGCGGTTGATGTCCATCATCTCCGTGAGATAGCCGGTGGTCGAGCCGATCTTGATCCCGCGCTTCCGCATCTGGTTGACCGCCTCGAGGGTGCCCGGGATCAGCTCCGAGTACTCCGACAGGCACCCCAGCTGGAGCGGCACGAACTCGGCGAACATGGCGTCCACGTCGACCTCGGTGGGCTTCCGCCCGTGCTTCTCCTGCCAGCGCCGCGCCACGGGCGGCAGCTCCGTGATCTTCCTGATGTGGACGCGCTTGTGCGCCCCCATGGGCGCGCGCGCCTCGTCCATGGTGATGGGCACGCCCTGGCGCTTGAAGACCTCGACGAACACCACGGCGGGCGCCATGCAGCCGTAGTCCATGGTGGTGCCGGCCCAGTCGAGCAGGACGGCCTGGATCTTGCCGCGGTAGCGGCGCTCGTAGGTGAAGCTCATGCTCGTCTCCTTAGGGTATATGGTCGCGTGGGGGTGTGTGGTCGCGTGCTACCGGCCGGCGGGCGCGCAGCGGGTCACGCCCATCTCAGCCAGGATCTCGCTGATGGCTCGAAGAACCCCGCGCATCTCGCCTTCGCCCAGCCGCCCGATGCAGCCGATGCGGAAGCTGTCCGCGACGGTCAGCTTCCCCGGGTAGATGACGTAGCCGCGGCGCGAGAGCCGGTCGTAGAAGCTCTCGAAGTTGAACTTCGGGTCGGCCGGCATGCGCACCGTGACGATGATCGGCGCCTGGAGCGCGTCCGGCAGCAGGGTCTCGAAGCCGAGCGCGCGCAAGCCCTCGACGAGGATCCGGCAGTTGCTCGCGTAGCGCGCGCCCCGCCCCGCCACCCCACCCTCGGCGGCGTGCTCGGCGAGCGCCTGGTCGAGGGCCGCCAGCACGTGCGTCGGCGGCGTGAAGCGCCACTGCCTGGTCTTCTCCATGGCCGCCCACTGGTCGTGGAGATCGAAGGACAGCGTGGGAGCATTCCCCTTTGCGGCCTCGAGCGCGGACCGGCGGATGATGGCGAAGCCCACCCCCGGCACGCCCTCGAGGCACTTGTTCGAGGACGCCACGAGGGCATCGTAGGGGGTCACCGCCGCATCGAGAGGCAGCGCGCCGAAGGCGCTCATTGCGTCCACCAGCAGGCGACGGCTCCGGCGCGCCGTGACCGCCGCGATCTCCTCCACGGGGTTGAGCACGCCCGAGGTCGTCTCGCACTGGACCACAACGACATGCGTGATAGCCGCGTCGGCCGCGAGCGCGGCGTCGAGGGCTGCCGGATCGACCGGCGTGTCTTCCGGCGTCTCGAGCACGACGCGCTCGCGGCGCAGGTACTCGCACATGCGGACCATGCGCGCGCCGTACGCGCCGTTGACGAGCACGGCGAGCTTGCCCGCGCGCGGTACGAGGGTGCCGATCATCGCCTCGACGATGAAGGTGCCGCTGCCCTGGAGCGGCACGCAGACGTGGGTGCCCTGCCCGCCCGCCAGCTCCACCAGCCGTTCCCGCACGCGGGCGTTGAGCTTGATGAACTCGCCGTCGCGCGAGCCCCAATCGTGCAGCATCGCCTCCTTGACGGTACGGGAGGTCGTGAGCGGTCCCGGCGTCAGCAGCCAGGGATCGCGGCGCGGCTCGGTCATGGCGATGCTCCTCTCTCTGCTAGCGTGCTATTCACGAACGCGTGTTCCGCGTTCCCGCCGCCCCCTCACCCTCCCCTCTCCCCCCGGGGGCGAGGGGATCGAAACAGCTCCCTCTCCCTCGGAGAGGGAGAGGGTCGGGGTGAGGGTGGCGCATGTGTTCACGCATGTTCTGGGCTAGCTCTTGACCCTGAGGCCATCGGGGTCGTATGGGGCCTTGAGGCTGCCGCGCGCGGCGAAGCGGTCGCCGGCGATCTCGATCTCGAAGCGCGCCTGCGAGAGATACGCCGCGTCCACGCCCACGGGGCGGCTGACGTAGCCCATGGCGACGGCGCGGCCGAGCGTGTGGCCGTAGGCGGCCGAACTGGTGGAGCCCACGATGCTCCCGTCGCACCAGATCGGCTCGTCGCCCAGCGGCAGCGCCTCGGGGTCGTCGAGGACGAAGCTGCAGAGCCGCTTGCCGAGAGGCTTGCCGCGCTGCGCGAGCAGGGCCTCCCGGCCCATGAAGGGCGCCGCCTTGTCGAAGCGGACGGCGAAGCCCAGCCCCGCCTCGAGCGGCGTGTCGTCCGTCGTCAGCTCGCGCCCCCAGGCGCGATAGGCCTTCTCGACGCGGAGCGACTCGATGGCGTAGTAGCCCGCGTCCGCGAGCCCGAGGTCGCCGCCGGCCGCATGAAGCGCATCATACACGCCGGCGGCGAACTCGACAGGCACGTAGAGCTCCCAGCCGAGCTCGCCGACGTACGTGATGCGCGAGGCGCGCACGAGGGCGCGCCCCAGCCAGATCTCCCGGCTCGCCGCGAAGGGGAAGGCCGCGTTCGACAGGTCCGCCCGCGTGAGCCTCGAGAGGAGATCGCGCGAGCGCGGGCCCATCACGCCCAGCACCGCGTACGCGCCCGTGACGTCGGTGAGCGCGGCGCGAGCGCCGTCGGGGATGTGCCGGCGTATCCAGTGGGCGTCGCGCGTCGTCTGCGCCGAGCCCGTGACGATCAGGTACGCGTCCGCGCCGAGCCGCGTGACGGTCAGGTCGCTCTCGAAGCCGCCGCGCTCGTTGAGCATCCCCGTGTAGACCACCCGCCCCGGCGCCACGGCGACGTCGTTGGCGCACAGCCGCTGGAGCGCGGCCTCCGCGTCGGGGCCCTCGAGGCGGAACTTGGAGAACGAGCTTTGGTCGAAGACGGCGACGGCCTCGCGGCAGGCGCGGTGCTCGGCCGCGGCGTAGGGGAACCAGTTCTGCCTGCCGAAGGAGTAGACCGTCTCGGGGGCGACACCGTCGGGGGCGAACCAGTTGGCGCGCTCCCAACCCATCTTGTTGCCGAAGCAGGCGCGCTTGTCGCGGAGGCGCTCGTAGAGCGGCGAGAGGCGCAGGCCGCGCCCGGTCTCGAGCTCGCGGTTCGGGAAGGCCACGAAGTAGTGCACGCCCACGATCTCGCTCGCCCGCTCCCGCAGGAACGCGGGGCTGGCATGGAAGGGCGCGAAGCGGCGAATGTCGGCCTGCCAGAGGTCCATCGACGGCCGGTCCTCGACGATCCACTCGGCGAGCGCGCGTCCCGCGCCGCCGGCCGCGGCGATGCCGCCCGAGCAGAAGCCGGCGCCGACGTAATAGCGGCGGACCTCCGGCGCCTCGCCCAGGATGAAGTAGTTGTCGGGCGTGAAGCTCTCGGGCCCGTTCATGAGCAGGCGCACCTGGGCCGACTCGAGGACGGGCACTCGCTGGATGGCGTTCCGCATCAGGAGCTCGAACTTGCCCCAGTCCTCGGGCAGAGTGCCGAAGCTGAAGCCCTCGGGGATGCCGTCCATGCCCCATGGCTTTGCCCACGGGTCGAAGCCGCCCATGAGAAGCCCGGCCACTTCTTCTTTGAAGTAAATGTGGCCGTCAGCGTCACGCATAACGGGCAGGTCGGGCGTCACGCCGTCTATTGGGTTCGTGACGATGTACATGTGCTCGCAGGCGTGGAGCGGCACCGTGACGCCGCTCAGACGGCCGAGCTCCCGCGCCCACATGCCGGCGCAGTTCACGAGGATCTCCGTGGCGATAGGGCCCTGGGACGTCTCGACCCCCGCGACGGCGCCGCGCTCGAGCCGGACGCCGGTGACCCTGACGCCCTCGTGAATAGCGGCGCCGCCTGCCCGCGCGCCGCGCGCCAGCGCCTGGGTAATGTCGGCGGGGTTGGCCTTGCCGTCGCCGGGGATCCACACGGCGCCGACCAGGTCGTCGGTGCGCATGAGCGGGTAGCGCTCGCCCGCGAGCGAGGCGCTGATGACCTCCGCGTCGATACCGTAGGAGCGCGCGAGCGCGGCGTTGCGCTCGAGCTGGGTCATGCGCTCGCACGTGCGCGCCACGGAGAGGCTGCCGCAGCGCTTCCAGCCTGTCGCCTGGCCCGTCTCGGCTTCGAGGCGCTCGTAGAGATCGGCGCTGTACCGGATGAGCCGGGTCAGGTTGCTCGAGGCCCGCAGCTGACCCACGAGACCCGCCGCATGCCACGTCGTGCCGCCGGAGAGGCTGCCCTGCTCGAGCAGCACCACGTCCTTCCACCCGAGCTTCGTCAGGTGATAGGCGACGCTCGTGCCGATGATCCCGCCGCCGACAATGACGGCGCGCGCGTGGCTCGCAATCACCGGGCGCGGTTCAGTGCCAAGTCGAAGATGTCGAAGTTTCTCAGCCGGCGCGCCTCCGGCAGAGCGGCGAGCGGCCGGCTGAACACCAACGGCACCGTCTGCTCGGTGAGCCCGCCGTGGGAGCGGAGCGGCGCATCCAGTCCCGAGAGATCGTGCCTCACGGCGCTGGTGCCGATGACGACGTGGCGCGCGGAGATGGCGATGAGATCGCCCATGCGGTCGGGCGGAAGCTCGAAGCGCCGGCACCCTTCCTCCCGGTCGAGGACGAGCTCCATGCCCGGCAGCGCGCCCACGCCGGCCACCGCCGCGCGCGCGTCGGCGCCTTCGGGAAGATAGATCGTGGCGAAGGAGCCGAGCGCCCCGTGGTGAACCACGTACGGGTCGGTGATGGGCAGGATCACCCGCGCACGGCCCGCGCCGAGCCAGGCGTCGAGCACATCCTGGAGGTAAATGACCTGGGGCGCTCCGTGCTCGTCCGTCTTGGCGTTCATGCCGTGGTCGGCCGTGAGCGCGATCGCCGCGCCCATGGCGTCGAGCTTGACGAGGTAGCCGTCCACCATGCGGTAAAAGGCGTTGGCCTGCGCCGTCCCGGGGGCGTGCTTGTGCTGGACGTAGTCCGTCGTCGAGAGGTACAGGATATCGGGCCGGGCCGACTCCATGAGCTTGACGCCCGCCGCGAAGACGAACTCGCTGAGTGCTGCGCTGTACACGGACGGGAGCGGCAGCCCGACGAACCCGAGCGCGTCGTCGATACCGTGCTCGGCCCTCGTGGTCCGGTCCGCCTGCTCCGACGAGAAGCAGGTCCCCCGCATCCCGTGCCCGAGGAGCCTTCGGAGCTTGTCCTTTGCCGTGACGACAGCCACCGAGGCGCCGGCTTCAGCGAATGCCGCCAGAATCGTCCCGCAGCGCAGGTACTTCGGGTCGTTCATCATCACTTCGGCGCCGGCCTCGCGGTCCCAGAAGTAGTTGCCGCAGATGCCGTGCACTGAGGGCGGCGCGCCCGTGACGATCGAAAGGTTGTTCGGGTTCGTGAAGCTCGGGATGACCGCGGCGCCCAGCAGGCTTGCGCCACGCGCCGCGGCCGAGGCGAGGAAGGGCATGGCCCCGGCCAGGAAGGCCTGCGCCAGGTAGTCGGGCTCGCAGCCGTCGACGCACACGACCACGAGCGGCCGGGCCGGCCACCCGTAGGTCCGCCCGTTGACGGTAATCGGCCCGCCGCCCCGCGCCATACCGTATCCGCTACGTCTGGCAGCGGCCGCGGCCGAGGTGGGAAGCCGCCGCCGGCCGGAGCTCGGAGTACAGGCGACATACGGCCTCCGCCACGCACGGCCAGCGGTGGTCTGCCGCCCAGCGCGATGCATTGACGCCGAGGCGCGCCCGGGTCTCGGGGTCGTGGAGGAGCCGCTCCAACCGCTCGGCGAGGGCGGTTGGATCCCCTTCAGGCACGAGATAGCCCGTCACGCCGTCCTTGACCGTCGTGGTGAGCCCGCCGACGCGCGAGGCGACCACGGGGCTGCCGCAGGCCATGGCCTCGAGCGCCACCATGCCGAACGACTCGTAGTAGGACGGCATGACCGTGGCGTCCGCCGCCGCATAGAAGAGGCGGAGCCGCCGCTGGGGCTGCGGGCCGAGGAAGCGCACCCGGTCGCCCAGCCCGAGCGCCGCCACGCGCGACCGCAGCTGCCGGGCATGGCCCGAGGCCGTGTCCCCGGGATCGGGCTCGTCCCAATCGCCTCCGACGATGTAGAGTCGCGCCGCCCCGCCCAGCCGCGCCATGGCGTCCAGCAGGGTCTCGAGCCCCTTGATCGGCTGGAGCCGCCCGACGTAGAGCAGCATCGGGTCGGGCGGCAGCTCGAGGAGGTCCTTGGCCGTGGTCTGGGACATCGGTTGGAACAGCTCGGTGTCCACGCCGCAGGGGATGACGGCGATGCGCTCGGCCGCGGCGCCATAGTGCCAGACGAGGTGCGCGCGCTCGACGACGTTGGCCGCCACGATCCGGTCGGCGCCCGCGACGACGCGCGATTCCTCGGCGATCCTCAACTCGGGCTCGAGCTCGTCGGGCCCCTGCGCCACCGAGTTCTTGAGGCGGCCGAGAGTGTGGAACATCTGGACGAGCGGCACGCCCCAGCGCTCGCGCAGCTCGAGACCCGCCACGCCCGAGAGCCAGTAGTGCGCGTGGATGACGTCGTAGTCTATCCCCTCCGCCCAGCGATGCGCTTCGACGCCCTCGACGAACTCCGGCAGGTGGCGGTGGAGTGCCTCGCGCGCGATCGGCGCCTGAGGGCCCGCCGGCAGATGGATGACCCGCGCGCCCTCTCCCAGCTCGGCCGCGCGGGGGATCGAGGCGTTCTGCGAGCGCGTGAAGACGTCCACGGCGACGCCCATGCGCCCGAGCTCGCGCGCCGTCTCGCGCACGTAGACGTTCATGCCGCCCGTTTCCTTGCCGCCGAGCGCGGCCAGGGGGCAGGTGTGGACGCTGAGCACGGCGATGCGGAGGCTCACGGCGCCACCCGCACGCGGAAGAGATCCTGGGCCGTGGGTCCGAAGGCGTACTTGTAAGGCTCCTCTCCACGCAGGAAGTCGAAGACGGCGACGCCGCGGTCGATCGCGTCGCGGATCACGTGGGCGAGGAGCACGATGCCCGGGGCAAGCTTGGCGTGGAGCGGGTCGAAGCCCGAATTGTACAACCCGACCGAGCCCCCAGCCGAACCCAAGCTCTCCAGACAGAGGAAGCTCGCCACGGCCGCCCCGTCCCAGTCGAGGAACCACAGCCGCGCCCAGCCCCGAGCCGCCAGCGCGTGGGTCGCGTCGCGGAAGAAGGCCTCCATGCGCTCGTCCATGAAGCGCGCCTTGCCGGCCTTGGAGAGGCGGTGGAGCCTCAGGAACACCGCCAGCGCGCCGTCCCATCCCTCGGGCGAGGCGTGGGAGCGCACGGACGTGCCCGGCAGCTCGCGCTCGAGCTTTCGGATCTTGCGCCGCAGCTCATGGCGGTCCTTGCCCGGGAGACGCTCGAGATAAGCGTCCCAGGAAGCGGGCAGGTCGAGCACGGGGCAGCGGTCCTCTCGCTCGACCTGCGCCCGGATCCCGGCTGCGGGGCAGAGCCGCGGCAGGATGTCGAGGGTCGGCGACGCGGCACGGATCGCCCGGAGGTCCCATTCGGTGGCCTCGCCCGCGCGGTGCTGGAGGAGGGCCTGCCAGACCTCCTCCTCGCGGCCGGCGGGGACGATCAGGTCGAGGTAGTCCGAGACGTCCACCCCGCCCACGAAGCGCCGGAGCCCGGCGTCCTCGTCGTAGAGCGGCAGCAACCCCGCAAGCGTGCCGGCATCGTCGCTGACCCGGAGCAGGTGCAGCGGCCGCGAAGCGAGGAAGGCGCGGGCCCAGGCCGTCTGCCACTGCCAGGAGAGGAACACCGAGGGGTGGCGGGCCTGGGCGAGGAGACCGTTCCAGCCACCCTCGTCGAAGCTCTCGAAACCCGGCAGCGCTTCAACTTTCATCGTCGCCTCCGGCCTCGCTGAGACTCGCCTCGCCGTCACCGGCTCCGCCAAAGCCACTCTCCTCGATCCCGCCCTCCTCCCCCGACGCCTCCTCCATGGCCGCGCCGAGGTCGTCACCCAGGTCCTCGCCCATCTCGTCGCCCATGCGCCTGACGAAGCGCGCGACGGCCTGCGGGTCGTTCTCGTCGAGATCGCCGTACTGTGACGGGTCGGCGGCAGCTTCGAGGCGGGCATCTTCGGACTTGGGCGTGGCGAAGCGGGACATGAGTCGGGACAGCTCGGCGCTGCCGCAGCGCGGACATCGGGGTGTTTCCCGAGACGCGAGCGAACGGACGAGCAGGCTCACGCGGCGGCTGCAGCCCCGACACTCATACTCGTAGATGGGCACCCTGGGTCCTCGGCTTTCCCGACATTGAGATGGCTTATCGCATCATGCGGATGCTGCGGGGGGCCCCGGGGCCTCGCCCAGGGTGAAATAGAACATCGCGCCTTCGGGGCTGCCCTCGGACCAGATGCGACCGCCGTGGCGCTGGACGATCCGCTGCACCATGGCTAGGGCGAGTCCCGCGCCCGACCACGCGTCGGCGCTCCGCAACCGCTGGATGGCGCCGGGAAGCGGCCCCGCATACGCACGGTCGAAGCCGGCGCCGTCGTCGCGCACCACGTAGGCCGGGCGTCCCTCCGCCTTGGTCTCCCCGAACTCGATGCGGCCGGACGGACGGCCGCTCGTAAAGGCCCAGGCGTTGCCGATGAGGTGGGTGAGCGCCTGGCGCAGGAGCGCGGGGTCGCCGACGGCCGTCAGCCCTTGGGCGATGACGACATCGACCCGGCGCTGGGGGTCGCGGGTCCGGAGCGCCTGGACAATGGTCTGTGCCAGCGCGGAGAGGTCGACGGCGTTCCGGCGCATCTCGCCGCCCGAGGCGCGCGCCAGCTCGAGCAGGCTCTGCACCAGCCGCTCCATGGCTCTGCTGATGGAGGCCAGCCGCGTGAGGCTGTCCCGGCCCGCGGCGTCGAGCTTGAGCCCGTAGCCCGCCAGGAGCGCCTGGGAGAGCTCGTCGATGCTGCGCACGGGGCTGCGGAGGTCGTGCGCGACCGCATACGCGAAGCCCTCGATCTCCTGCAGCAGCGCGCCCTGGTTGCCCTGGCGCCGCTCGAGCTCGGCCTGGAGAGCGGCCGCGCGCGCCTCGGTTTGGCGTTGACGCGTGATGTCCACCACGCTCCACTCGAAGACCGGGCGCGTCGGGTCGTCCAGCCGCCTGACGGACACGCGCACCCAGAGTGACTTGCCGCTCCGCCGCCACAGGGCGAGGTCGCGCTTCGCGGGCGCGGAGCCGCGATCGACCTCCGCCATGAGCCCGGCGTAGTCCGTCGGATCCTCGAAGAGGCGATCGGCCTCCATGGTCATGAGCTCCTGGCGCGAGTCGCAGCCCAGGAGCTCGACCAAGGTCTGGTTGCATTCGACCAGGCGCCTGTCACGCAGCGTGTGCATGACCCCGACCTCGCTCGTGTCGAAGAAGGCGCGGAAGCGTCTCTCCGCCTCGCGCCCGAACCGCTCGGCCTCACGGGTCCAGGTCAGCGACGTGTACACCGCGTCGGCAGATTCCCGCTCCTTGCGCGCTGCCTCGGCGGCGATCCGGGCCGCCCGCTGCTCGAGTAGGCCGACCATGAGGGCCACCGCCGGCGCCGAGCAGGCAAAGACGAGGACCCGCCGCAGCGTCTCATGCGTGTAGGAGAAGGCCGTGCCGGTCGAGGAGAGATCGTAGGCGTAGTACCAGACCACGATCCCCGCCGCGATGAGCCCGTCCACGAGGCCGCCCACGAAGGTCGCGCAAACGACGGCGAGGATCAGGATGGGGGCGAACGCCGCGAACTTCAGCGGGGTCCACGAGAGGATCTCGATGAGCGCCACGACGACCACGGCGATGGCGGGACCCAGCAGGCGGCGCGCGTACTCCCGGCGGAGCCGCTTCCGCCGAGCCGGACTTGCGGCAGTCGGCCCCGCCGCCGGGGGCCGGGCTATGCGTGGCTTGGATGCTGGACTCACGGGACACCGAGCATACCGTGAAGCCGCCCTCGCGTCACCCCCAGCCTGCTACCCGGGCCCCCAGGTTGCGCGAATGTCAGCCCGATGCTACAAAATTTGACACCATCAGGCCGGGCCGACCATACACTGCGTGGGAGAAGGGTTTGTATTTCAAGGCCTTTGGAGACCCCGAAGGCGCCAGGCGACGTGGCATCGAGCTTGCGGTAGACAACCTTATGCCAAGGGACCAGCGCGGCTTCACCCTGGTCGAGCTGCTCGTGGTGGTGGCGGTGATCGCCATTCTCACCACGATCTCTCTCACGATCTTCAACAACGTCCAGTCCCGCTCGCGGATGGCCAAGGCCCAGGCCGACACGCGGACGTTGGCCTCGGCGGTTGGGGCGTACCAGGCGCACATGGGACAGATGCCGGCCGCGCTGGCCGACTTGACCGTGGCCCAGACCAACGTCACGGGCCAGGTCGCCGGCCCCTTCATGGCGGCCGACCCGGCGCCGCCGGCCGGCTGGACCTACGGCTACTCCACCGGCGGGCCGACCGGCTACACCATCACCGCGGCGGGCGACAGCACCACGATCACCCGTCCCTGACCTGTCCTCAGCGCGCGCCCACGATCAGGACCAGAAACCCGGCGACGGCTGCGACGATCAGGAGCGCCCCCTTGAGCGTGTGCAGGACAAAGGGGGCGCTACGCACGTCGTGGGCCCCCAGCACGAGAAGGACGTTGATCGCGCTCGCGATCTGCCGGAGGAGCGGCGTCGCGTCGGCGGGCTGGACGCGCAGGCGCGGCGTCCCGCTCCACGACGGCGCCTGCACGATGATCGCGGTGCCCGCCCCCAAGAGCATGAACTCGTCCTCGCCCGCCCGCGGCGAGGACTCGCGCGCGTTGTAGCCCATCTCACGCAGGACCTCCCGGACGGTGTCGAGCATCGCGTCGCGGTCGAGGCCGGGGGCAGCATAGCCGCGTCCGAGCATCCAGAAGCAGCCCGCAGCCAGGCCGATTGGGAGCAGCAGCACGGCGTCGAAGGCGTTGCTGTTGACTGCGGGCGCCAGGAAGGTCAGCCGCGGCAGCCCGAGGATCACCGCCGCCATGACGGCGGCGCGGGTCCAGTACAGGTGGTGGGCGGGAAGAAGGAACGGCTTCTTGATGCGCGCCGCGTGGAGCCCGATGCTCATCTCGACGATGCCTGCTGCGCCGGCCAGCAGGATCACGAGCCACGGGGCAAACAGCACGCACGATCCTCCCCGGCCGCAGGGGCCGTGTTTGAGGGTTGTCGCGGCATGAAGGTAGCAGGAAGTGGGCGGGTTGGGCTAGTGGAAGTCGTGGGACGGTACCTGCCGCAGCCGGTGGTGGAGCGGATGGAGCCGTCCGGCGC
This DNA window, taken from Candidatus Rokuibacteriota bacterium, encodes the following:
- a CDS encoding PAS domain S-box protein, which produces MSPASKPRIARPPAAGPTAASPARRKRLRREYARRLLGPAIAVVVVALIEILSWTPLKFAAFAPILILAVVCATFVGGLVDGLIAAGIVVWYYAYDLSSTGTAFSYTHETLRRVLVFACSAPAVALMVGLLEQRAARIAAEAARKERESADAVYTSLTWTREAERFGREAERRFRAFFDTSEVGVMHTLRDRRLVECNQTLVELLGCDSRQELMTMEADRLFEDPTDYAGLMAEVDRGSAPAKRDLALWRRSGKSLWVRVSVRRLDDPTRPVFEWSVVDITRQRQTEARAAALQAELERRQGNQGALLQEIEGFAYAVAHDLRSPVRSIDELSQALLAGYGLKLDAAGRDSLTRLASISRAMERLVQSLLELARASGGEMRRNAVDLSALAQTIVQALRTRDPQRRVDVVIAQGLTAVGDPALLRQALTHLIGNAWAFTSGRPSGRIEFGETKAEGRPAYVVRDDGAGFDRAYAGPLPGAIQRLRSADAWSGAGLALAMVQRIVQRHGGRIWSEGSPEGAMFYFTLGEAPGPPAASA
- a CDS encoding prepilin-type N-terminal cleavage/methylation domain-containing protein — translated: MPRDQRGFTLVELLVVVAVIAILTTISLTIFNNVQSRSRMAKAQADTRTLASAVGAYQAHMGQMPAALADLTVAQTNVTGQVAGPFMAADPAPPAGWTYGYSTGGPTGYTITAAGDSTTITRP